From one Falco biarmicus isolate bFalBia1 unplaced genomic scaffold, bFalBia1.pri scaffold_27, whole genome shotgun sequence genomic stretch:
- the LOC130143380 gene encoding olfactory receptor 14C36-like has translation MSNSSSITQFLLLALADTRELQLLHFWLFLGIYLAAVLGNGLIITTVVCDKHLHTPMYFFLLNLSLLDLGSISTIVPKAMANSLWETRAISYSGCAAQAFLFLFFISTEYFLLTVMAYDRYVAICQPLHYGTLLGSRACVHMAAVVWGSDVLYAALHTANTFSLPLCQGNALGQVFCEIPQILKLSCSHTYLREVGLIVVSAFIAFGCFVSIMLSYVQIFRAVLRIPSEQGRHKAFSTCLPHLAVVSLFLSTGTFAYLKPPSVSAKSLDLAVSVLYSLVPPAVNPLIYSMRNQELKDALKKLMQSGVSQRQ, from the exons atgtctaacagcagctccatcacccagttcctcctcctggcattggcagacacgcgggagctgcagctcttgcacttctggctcttcctgggcatctacctggctgccGTCCTGGGCAACGGACTCATCATCACCACCGTAGTGTGTGACAAACATCTccacacccccatgtacttcttcctcctcaacctgtCCCTTCTTGACCTGGGCTCCATTTCTACCAttgtccccaaagccatggccaatTCCCTGTGGGAAACCAGGGCCATCtcct attcgg GATGTGCTGCccaagcttttctctttttatttttcatttcaactgagtattttctcctcactgtcatggcctatgaccgctacgtggccatctgccagcccctgcactacgggaccctgctgggcagcagagcttgtgtccacatggcagctgTTGTCTGGGGTAGTGATGTTCTCTATGCTGCGCTGCACACGGCCAATACTTTTTCACTGCCACTCTGCCAGggcaatgccctgggacaggtcttctgtgaaatcccacagatcctcaagctctcctgctcacacacctacctcagggaagtggggcttatTGTGGTTAGTGCCTTCATAgcatttggctgttttgtttccatcatGCTGTCCTACGttcagatcttcagggctgtgctgaggatcccctctgagcagggacggcacaaagccttttccacgtgcctccctcacctggccgtggtctccctctttctcagcactggCACATTTGCCTACCTGAAACCCCCCTCCGTCTCCGCCAAATCTCTGGACTTGGCGGTCTCAGTCCTGTACTcgttggtgcctccagcagtgaaccccctcatctacagcatgaggaaccaggagctgaaggacgcactgaagaagctgatgcagtcaggtGTCTCTCAGCGGCAATGA
- the LOC130143381 gene encoding olfactory receptor 14C36-like, with product MSNSSSITQFLLLALADTRELQLLHFWLSLGIYLASLMANGLIITAVVCDHHLHTPMYFFLLNLSLLDLGSISTTLPKAMANSLWDTRDISYSGCAAQLFLIVFFLSAECSLLTVMAYDRYVAICQPLHYGTLLGSRACVHMAAAAWASGFLNSLLQTANTFSLPLCQGNALGQFFCEIPQILKLSCSHTYLREVGLIVSSVLVVFGCFIFIILSYMQIFRAVLRIPSEQGRHKAFSTCLPHLAVVSLFLSTAMFAHLKPPSISSPSLDLVVSVLYSVVPPALNPLIYSMRNQELKGAMCKMITGCSSEGIKL from the coding sequence atgtccaacagcagctccatcacccagttcctcctcctggcattggcagacacgcgggagctgcagctcttgcacttctggctctccctgggcatctacctggccTCCCTCATGGCCAACGGACTCATCATCACTGCTGTAGTATGTGACCACCACCtgcacacccccatgtacttcttcctcctcaacctctccctcctcgacctgggctccatctccaccactctccccaaagccatggccaactccctctgggacaccagggacatctcctactcaggatgtgctgcacagctcttcctgattgtctttttcctttcagcagagtgttctctcctcaccgtcatggcctatgaccgctacgtggccatctgccagcccctgcactacgggaccctgctgggcagcagagcttgtgtccacatggcagcagctgcctgggccagtgggtttctcAACTCCCTCCTACAGACagcaaatactttttcactgccactctgccaaggcaatgccctgggacagttcttctgtgaaatcccacagatcctcaagctctcctgctcacacacctacctcagggaagtggggcttatTGTGTCTAGTGTCTTAGTAGTGTTTgggtgtttcattttcattattctgtcttacatgcagatcttcagggctgtgctgaggatcccctctgagcagggacggcacaaagccttttccacgtgcctccctcacctggccgtggtctccctctttctcagcactgccatGTTTGCCCACCTGAagcccccctccatctcctccccatccctggacctGGTGGTGTCAGTCCTGTACTcggtggtgcctccagcactgaaccccctcatctacagcatgaggaaccaggagctgaagggtgCAATGTGCAAAATGATAACTGGATGTTCTtctgaaggaataaaattatga